The Parashewanella spongiae genome has a window encoding:
- a CDS encoding DUF2909 domain-containing protein, which produces MDTLLLFKLVLVLLLLFIIFNLGRALVIMVKSDNKHPMSHYLGRRVLISALVVVALILAIGFGWLHPNPTPF; this is translated from the coding sequence ATGGATACCTTACTGCTGTTTAAACTAGTATTAGTACTTCTACTGCTTTTCATCATTTTTAATTTAGGTCGAGCCCTAGTCATTATGGTCAAAAGTGATAATAAACATCCCATGAGCCATTATTTAGGCCGTAGGGTGTTAATCTCAGCATTAGTGGTTGTAGCGTTAATTTTGGCTATTGGATTTGGGTGGCTTCACCCAAATCCAACGCCGTTTTAA
- a CDS encoding cytochrome c oxidase assembly protein, whose protein sequence is MTAPKSNKKLIYWLAFGSIAMFGFGFALVPLYDVMCKQLGINGKTNTIAKSYDQQQVVDKTRTINVEFVAQTAPGMSWDFGPTINQIKVHPGELVHTVFFANNTSNTRMIAQAIPSVSPGQAAIYFHKTECFCFTQQPLEPNTKADLPLVFFVDPELPESITTLTLSYTLYDITGKTLGAALEKAQGAS, encoded by the coding sequence ATGACCGCACCCAAATCCAACAAAAAGCTGATCTACTGGTTAGCCTTCGGCTCCATTGCCATGTTCGGGTTTGGGTTTGCCCTTGTGCCTTTGTACGACGTCATGTGCAAACAACTCGGCATTAACGGCAAAACCAACACCATAGCTAAATCGTATGATCAACAGCAAGTTGTTGATAAAACTCGCACCATCAATGTGGAGTTTGTCGCGCAAACCGCACCGGGTATGTCGTGGGATTTTGGCCCCACGATAAACCAAATAAAGGTGCACCCCGGCGAGCTGGTACACACAGTATTTTTTGCTAACAATACTTCTAATACTAGGATGATTGCGCAAGCGATACCGTCAGTCTCTCCCGGGCAAGCCGCGATTTATTTTCACAAGACTGAGTGTTTTTGTTTTACCCAACAACCGCTCGAACCCAATACGAAAGCTGACTTACCTCTGGTTTTTTTCGTGGATCCAGAACTGCCTGAATCCATTACTACTTTGACACTCTCTTACACTCTCTATGACATCACAGGTAAAACCTTAGGAGCGGCATTAGAGAAAGCGCAAGGAGCAAGCTAA
- the ctaD gene encoding cytochrome c oxidase subunit I → MTTLNPQTNDDVTVHDDHDHHEQPKGIMRWILTTNHKDIGTLYLWLSFIMFLTGGAMAMVIRAELFEPGLQLVEPNFFNQMTTVHGLIMVFGAVMPAFTGLANWLIPMMIGAPDMALPRMNNWSFWILPFAFLILLSSLFMEGGGPNFGWTFYAPLSTTYSGDSTALFVFAIHIMGISSIMGAINVVVTIVNMRAPGMTWMKLPLFVWTWLITAFLLIAVMPVLAGAVTMVLTDKYFGTSFFDAAGGGDPVMFQHIFWFFGHPEVYIMILPAFGIISAIVPAFSRKKLFGYASMVYATSSIAILSFLVWAHHMFTTGMPVVAELFFMYCTMLIAIPTGVKVFNWIATMWRGSLSFEPPMLFAIAFIVLFTFGGFSGLMLAITPADFQYHDTYFVVAHFHYVLVTGAVFSIMAATYYWLPKWTGYMYSDTLAKWHFWCSVISVNVLFFPMHFLGLAGMPRRIPDYNIQFANINEIVSIGGFAFGLSQLIFLVLVIKCIRGGEKAAAKPWDGAEGLEWTIPSPAPYHSFTTPPEIK, encoded by the coding sequence ATGACAACATTAAACCCTCAAACCAATGACGACGTCACTGTCCATGATGATCATGATCATCACGAGCAACCCAAAGGCATTATGCGTTGGATTTTGACGACAAACCATAAAGATATCGGTACCTTATATTTGTGGCTAAGCTTCATTATGTTTTTGACCGGCGGTGCCATGGCAATGGTGATCCGTGCTGAGCTTTTTGAACCGGGTTTACAATTGGTTGAACCTAACTTCTTCAACCAGATGACCACGGTTCATGGTCTTATCATGGTCTTTGGCGCTGTGATGCCAGCTTTTACCGGCTTAGCAAACTGGCTTATTCCGATGATGATTGGCGCACCCGACATGGCACTGCCAAGAATGAATAACTGGAGCTTTTGGATTTTACCCTTCGCGTTTTTAATCCTCTTGAGCTCTTTATTCATGGAAGGTGGCGGCCCGAACTTCGGTTGGACATTCTACGCTCCATTATCAACTACCTACAGTGGTGATAGTACCGCCCTATTCGTATTTGCAATCCATATCATGGGGATAAGCTCCATTATGGGAGCCATCAACGTGGTAGTTACCATCGTGAATATGCGTGCACCAGGTATGACATGGATGAAGCTGCCATTGTTTGTGTGGACGTGGCTAATTACCGCTTTCTTGTTGATTGCAGTAATGCCTGTTTTGGCTGGCGCTGTCACCATGGTTCTCACTGATAAATACTTCGGAACGAGCTTTTTTGATGCTGCAGGTGGTGGCGATCCTGTCATGTTCCAGCATATTTTCTGGTTCTTCGGTCACCCTGAAGTGTACATCATGATTTTACCAGCTTTCGGTATTATCTCAGCCATTGTTCCGGCCTTCAGTCGTAAAAAACTGTTTGGTTATGCCTCAATGGTGTATGCCACATCAAGCATTGCGATTTTGTCCTTCTTAGTGTGGGCACATCACATGTTTACGACTGGTATGCCGGTGGTCGCAGAGCTCTTTTTCATGTATTGCACCATGTTGATTGCCATCCCAACTGGGGTAAAAGTATTCAATTGGATAGCCACCATGTGGCGTGGCTCACTGTCCTTTGAACCACCAATGCTGTTTGCCATTGCCTTTATCGTGCTGTTCACATTTGGGGGATTTTCTGGCTTAATGCTGGCTATCACTCCCGCGGACTTCCAATACCATGACACTTACTTTGTCGTCGCCCATTTCCATTATGTACTTGTGACAGGTGCTGTATTCTCCATTATGGCCGCCACCTATTATTGGCTGCCGAAATGGACCGGATATATGTACAGCGACACATTGGCCAAGTGGCACTTTTGGTGCTCGGTGATATCAGTGAATGTGCTGTTTTTCCCAATGCACTTTTTAGGTTTAGCAGGCATGCCGCGTCGTATTCCTGATTACAACATTCAGTTTGCCAATATTAATGAGATTGTTTCTATCGGCGGTTTTGCCTTTGGTTTATCTCAATTGATTTTCTTAGTGTTAGTGATCAAGTGCATTCGTGGTGGTGAAAAAGCGGCTGCAAAGCCGTGGGATGGTGCAGAAGGTTTAGAATGGACTATCCCAAGCCCAGCACCTTATCACTCATTCACCACACCACCGGAGATTAAGTAA
- a CDS encoding cytochrome c oxidase subunit 3, with the protein MSTHQSYYVPAQSAWPIVGAIGLFLIAFGAGHFIAQLDTDSSWGFYTLLAGVATILYMVFGWFRTVISESMSGLYSDQMDRSFRQGMSWFIFSEVMFFGAFFGALFFIRIFSVPWLGGASNNAMTHEVLWPTFEAVWPLITTPDGTKTEAMAWTGLPLANTLILLVSSVTLHFAHTSLEKSKRTALKIWLGLTIVLGIVFLFLQVEEYTHAYTEMGLTLQSGVYGNTFFMLTGFHGMHVTLGTVFLIVLFFRVLKGHFTPENHFGFQAGSWYWHFVDVVWLCLFVFVYIL; encoded by the coding sequence ATGAGCACACATCAAAGTTATTATGTGCCAGCGCAAAGTGCCTGGCCCATTGTCGGCGCCATCGGATTATTTTTAATCGCCTTTGGTGCTGGACATTTTATTGCTCAACTCGATACTGACTCGAGTTGGGGTTTTTATACGTTATTAGCAGGCGTTGCGACCATTTTATATATGGTTTTCGGCTGGTTTCGCACGGTTATCAGCGAATCCATGAGCGGCTTGTATTCAGATCAGATGGACCGTTCATTCCGCCAAGGAATGAGCTGGTTTATTTTCTCTGAAGTAATGTTTTTCGGTGCGTTTTTTGGCGCATTGTTTTTCATTCGCATTTTTTCCGTTCCCTGGCTCGGCGGTGCATCAAACAATGCCATGACACATGAAGTGTTATGGCCAACATTTGAAGCCGTTTGGCCGCTAATCACCACACCTGATGGAACCAAAACTGAAGCGATGGCTTGGACAGGACTGCCACTGGCAAACACCCTCATCCTGTTAGTGTCATCCGTGACACTTCATTTTGCCCACACGAGTTTAGAAAAGAGCAAACGTACTGCGCTGAAAATATGGTTAGGTCTAACCATTGTTTTAGGTATTGTTTTCCTCTTCCTACAAGTCGAAGAATATACCCATGCCTACACCGAAATGGGGCTCACGCTGCAATCTGGTGTTTATGGCAATACCTTCTTCATGTTGACTGGCTTCCACGGAATGCACGTCACGCTGGGTACAGTCTTCTTAATCGTGTTGTTTTTCCGAGTATTAAAAGGCCACTTCACACCTGAAAACCATTTTGGATTTCAGGCAGGTAGCTGGTACTGGCATTTTGTCGACGTAGTTTGGCTATGCCTGTTTGTTTTTGTTTATATCTTGTAG
- a CDS encoding cell division inhibitor SulA: MISSAIPLHHPGIWQTATTTNQPQTVSTMSSDTSGIDELIQLSSKMAQLSKLGRWIVLINPPSIDYKSILSQAGVSMNKVLLVHARDDVESLWAMEKALTSGTNSAVICWAAELDAKDNRRLELVNKSAKAIGIILQTQPKTSSKTLDIDAWQKQFINAVH; the protein is encoded by the coding sequence ATGATATCGAGCGCCATTCCGCTTCATCACCCCGGTATTTGGCAGACCGCTACAACCACAAATCAGCCTCAAACCGTAAGTACCATGAGTTCTGATACTTCCGGTATTGATGAATTAATTCAACTCAGTAGCAAAATGGCTCAATTGAGTAAATTAGGTCGTTGGATTGTATTAATTAACCCGCCTTCAATCGATTATAAGTCGATCCTTTCCCAAGCAGGCGTGTCAATGAATAAGGTTTTGTTAGTCCACGCTAGAGACGATGTCGAATCACTGTGGGCCATGGAAAAAGCACTCACAAGTGGAACCAATAGTGCTGTCATTTGTTGGGCAGCAGAGTTAGATGCAAAAGATAACCGCCGACTTGAACTGGTGAATAAAAGTGCAAAAGCCATTGGCATTATTTTGCAAACTCAACCTAAAACGTCCTCAAAAACACTAGATATTGACGCTTGGCAAAAACAATTTATCAATGCTGTTCATTGA
- the lexA gene encoding transcriptional repressor LexA has product MRPLTPRQSEILELIKCNIIETGMPPTRAEIARRLGFKSANAAEEHLKALAKKGYIEILAGTSRGLRLTQEITEPDLGLPLIGQVAAGEPILAEQHVEQHYQVDATMFRPAADFLLRVRGDSMKNIGILEGDLLAVHKQQQAVNGQVVVARVEDDVTVKRFEKKGKVVYLHAENDDYQPIKVDLTHQQLTIEGLAVGVIRNGAWL; this is encoded by the coding sequence GAAATCCTTGAGCTCATCAAGTGCAATATTATTGAAACCGGTATGCCTCCGACTCGCGCTGAAATCGCCCGTCGTCTTGGCTTTAAAAGTGCCAATGCCGCTGAAGAGCATCTAAAAGCACTGGCCAAAAAAGGTTATATTGAAATACTCGCTGGTACATCTCGCGGCTTACGACTCACTCAAGAAATTACAGAGCCCGATCTAGGTTTGCCACTTATCGGCCAAGTCGCGGCCGGAGAACCTATATTAGCCGAACAACATGTTGAGCAGCATTACCAAGTTGATGCCACCATGTTTCGTCCTGCCGCTGACTTTTTATTACGCGTCCGTGGCGACAGTATGAAAAACATTGGCATCCTTGAAGGCGACTTACTGGCCGTGCATAAACAGCAGCAAGCGGTGAATGGTCAAGTTGTTGTGGCCAGAGTTGAAGATGACGTTACGGTTAAACGTTTCGAGAAAAAAGGCAAGGTCGTATATTTACATGCCGAAAATGATGACTACCAACCAATAAAAGTCGATCTTACTCATCAGCAATTAACCATTGAAGGATTAGCGGTTGGGGTTATCCGTAACGGAGCTTGGTTATGA